The Toxorhynchites rutilus septentrionalis strain SRP chromosome 1, ASM2978413v1, whole genome shotgun sequence genome contains the following window.
tcggcggccgaaactatataacgccggctaggtggactggtgcactggtactaacgcgctcggcctagctacccttgcggggaactccagatcaacacggttcgagcgggattttgcctttcccttcacttttcctcctttaccatgttcagacatggctgcttgggttggtttgttgatgtgttgtgatgcgaaccgatgtgatgtacggtttgaatgagaatgatcgttacggcagcggagcggggatttttaagctgactggctggctcgagaattacgcatgtgtgagactgcgaccaatgtttcgttttttttctttttcctttccaatcgtgcttcattctatttcgctgctgctctggttgcccgttttggtcggtacgatttgaggagcacaaaatggaccaatcaaaaatgggcacatagtgcattttgacaatgcttgatatttcacaattattcaattatttatctcaagaaaaatgaaatgttattcgttatgatagatgcgtagatatattttctatcaattaatgcaaaaatctttgcgatctattgagaaatgctcgagttataagcgttccaaatcttgcattttttcctacttgttcagtgcctagatttccatttcaccccctatatcttccggttagacgtagtcctacgtcaataaaagtACCATATCCATTGTTGTAGTTGACTTGTAGTATGTATGAAGTTGAACGAATGGAATTCCGCCTTTataacgggtatttcaatagggacgctacaaaagtagaccgatagggataACAAATGACATTTCTCTccagtaaggtttgccatttcatgaTGGAAAGATATatgatccaacaacgagtcgagattattaaaatttactaccgaaattcggagtcaatggcctcaactgGCGATAAGTCCAATTTACGGTCGACATAATCTTCCtaccagatcaacaattgaacaTCTAGTGGAAGAAAATGAATACACAGGCACAGTaaaaaatgttcccgtgccagtgagacaaaaaagtgcccgtagtgtcgaaaatattgctgccgctagcgcatcaattgaggaagacccaaatcagtctctcacatgTCGTTATCAAGAGTTGGGCATCTCTATGACGTCGTTGTGGcctattttgcgaaaagatcttggcctacatccttacaagatcaaattgacgcaagaactgaagccgcttcaccaccagaagcgtcgcatgttcgtgaattgggctgagcaacaacctgaatatgatccggattttcatcgaaaaatcatcttcagcgatgaggttcATTTCTGGcggaatggcttcgtcaataagcaaaatgtgttttattggtcaggcagcaatccacacgtactccatgagtcaccattgcattccgaaaaaaatacggtttggtgtggtttatggtccggcggcgtcattgggccgtacctctttcgtgatgatcaagaccggcacgttactgtgaatgggaagcGCTACCGCTCAACGACAACCGAATATTTTTCGCCCGAATTgtatgatatggacttggacaatatgtggtttcaacaagaaGGCACCtcaagccacacagcgaatttaatAATCGACTTATTGAAAACCATGTTTGGTGAGCGAAATGGCCCAGTCTCGATCGTGTGATTTGACGCCATAAGAgtatttcctgtggggctacgtcaagtctatggtctatgccaacaagccagcgacgattaatgaacttcgtacgaatatcgaacgtgaaattttcagcagtatcggccgatttatgcttgaaaactgTCGAAAATTGGGTACAGCATCTGGACTTCTGCAATCGTAcccgtggtggccatgcaaaagaaatcgaaaaCTTTTGTAGCACTCTTATTGAAAAACTCGATATATACACATAATCTTGGGTGTTTTTATGAAAGTTTAATTAGGGCGGTCCAAGTTAgggcgttcaaaaaataagttcagGAAAATACAGTTGGTATGAAAATGTTTCTGAAAAATTTCGCATTAAACGCATAAATTCAGCTGAGGTGAAGCTAATTGTCACCTGCAAAATGATTACGGAAAAATCTCGTCCATATCCATGATTAGCTTTTGCGGGTACTTACGTACTAGCGTCACCGGAGTCAAAattcaatagatagcaattttattgttcGCACGGGCCCTCAGTTGTCACTTTTAACTTTGCTAGGTTATTCTCAGtgacaaaaaaagttcaatttgaatggtcctgatggtttcaacgtttaaattactaactgtttgtgttgcaacgaaatattatcagggtggtcttataaaaGTTGGACCGAGTGTATTGGTATATTACcaacaaatattgcgaatatttttgagagctgtgaaccgtttagtaggagacatattttcactactactactactactactactactactactactacataATACTTAGCTGTAGTACAAACAGTTCCTGttcaataattcatcaaagtttgatgtattCACATATGTATTTCATGTATTTCGTAAATCGAAATGAGATAACGGCTATGAAACGCTTTGGATAATTCATTTGAACATactgaaaaaacatttcagggtccCTCCTTAAGGGATTATTCGATTTTTGCGAGGTTGTTGGGTAGTCCCCGAACGATTACACCACAACGGATCGTCACCTCCTAAGGTCAACTCACAGTACTTAGGTTTGACAGATGCTACGACGGATGGGTCGGCGGCAAGACAATGTCTTCGCCGCAATGGGAATCACGAGTTACACATAGTTTTATTCGTTATCAATGTTTCATAGacttcttctaatttgttgtttGTGAGTTATGCGTTTCACTCCCACGAAGAAACACAACAGAGACGATTAAACGTATCGAATACGAATCAGCTGAAAAAAActtgacaattgaaaaaaaacagacatCACTATTCTGAGTGATTCACTCTCCGCGATGTTTGAAGCCTGAGATCTTGAAATCTGAACTTGAAACCAACCACGTGCTTACAATTTGCACTCTTTTTCAACCGCCCAAACACCTCTCAGTCACTCAAAGGTCGCATTCTCTCACTCATTCTGCGCACGTGTGAAATATAAAATGTGAGTAATGTGTACACTCAGCTGAATACGACCAGGATCTGTCAAATGGTGCcgagtagtgatccccgatttttgaaattaatcgttcatcagctaatcgaatacttttcatcagtttgttattcgatacgattattcgcctcaaataatcgattaatcgattaatcgtcacactgagagaaataatttgttAGACTGATTTTCTCATTTGCGAGAAAGcattctggaatcaaaaaagtgttcattctgcctgaaaatcaattacagtagaaccccgattatccgcggaatagtcgattatccgcggaaaaatcgcggataacgcaataaagggctaaaCGTGAGGTGCAAGCattgaaaaaagatatttttagcatgaaaaccatgttttatcaatacagaaaatattgaactatccatctgtatggtcgtgtacatcagtgatcagataatgtgaaagccatgaccaaaacaaaagagcatgagtctaccactcactgacaaatttcgggaaggtttatagattTACTAAGGAACTCGTagtcgcggatcatccgctcgcggaaaatcgaggttctactgtattatcTCTTACTCTTAcctaaacttgtaaacaaagctcaattcgcgttgacggcattgggcttcatttaccagtttaggggagcgtcaaagataacgtttttttttctctgggtttgtatcgattaatcgacgtaaattattcgttcgcctcgattattggttgcgcagtattcgttcgatttataatcgatttctgtaggaagtattcgattaatcgattaatcgaacgattatcggggatcactagtgcCGAGTATCGAGCCGATtaacgaaacaaaacaaatgagATTCGTCTGATTTTTTTGGTAGAGGAAAATGTGAGTGCTGATACAGGACACATTAAATCTTCCATTATTACCAATAGAGTAATAATCGTAATAAAATCGTGATTATTACATAATTCTACGTAAGTATAATCATAAACGTTTGAATAATAATAGTTGGATTCCTTCCAATTTCTTAACTCTTATGTAAGTGCATAAATACTGGTGCAGTGCCTCGATACCAATGTAAAACCCCTTAAATCGAAATTAACCAACGAAACCATCCAAGGATTTAGAACAACGTTGATCTCCGAGTCGGTCCCTGAGTAATGACACTGAATTTCCCTTTGTCATGCCAGTCTCATCGGACCGACAGAGGATTTTCCTTTCTCTGTCATTTCGTTCCTATTTCTTTATTCAATATTATGTGCCCTTAAAACTGTTGTCTGTTGGACTGATAACCGAACCAGTTTAGTTGCTTATCTCTTGATTTTCCCGGATGTTTTTTTAAGAACAAATTCGGAGGATAGCGCTCTCGCGCTTgcattcatagtttttgagaggTTTTatgctttgcagttcattcccctctaacgAGCTGTATTGAAATTATATCCTTTCGATCAGATACTTCGAAAAAGTAACCCATAACTATTTCGATAAAAAAAGACAggtgaaaaatgtttttcattcatCTTACAATCTCACCCTACCTTACATGAAATCTACTATCATATTTGGGAAGCTGCATGAGTAATACAAGAACTTCACTTACTTATTCCTAGGAGTGGACCATGTCCCAGCACTATAACCGCTTCCTGAAGCTACTCGAACGTTGGCCGTTGGATCAGAGCAAGGTAGGACGGGATCTCGGACAGTATCTGCGTGATCAGTTGAAAGCCGTTCTGGGTGGTTCGAACATTATCGCCGTGAATGACGATCGGCTCGCACAGCAGCACCGTTCGCTGGAGAATATCGTTAACGACGTGCATCTCAAGGCGTACCCACGATCGCTCAATTCAACCGCTACTGGGCTGACAGGAGAGCAGTGCCGGGAGGTGGTGTCCTCTAAGTTTCTGGAGTGTTTGAATAAAAGCGACTCCGTGAAGTAGGGTAGCGATGGTGATCATCGGTAGGATAAGCTCTAGATTAGGTTTGTTTAAGATAGGACTAAGATGGTGCAGTGCTGCTGCCGCTCCTCATGTGCCGGTTATGGCAGCCGAGACAATTAAACATTTGAAACCACAGGATGGCGAACTGTACATCGATATGACTTTCGGGGCGGGAGGACACACGCGGGAGATACTGAAGGTCGCGCCGAACGCAAAAATCGTTGCTCTCGATCGAGATCCAGTGGCACACGAGATGGCAGTGTCATTAGCCGAAAAGTATCCCAATCAAATTTACCCGAT
Protein-coding sequences here:
- the LOC129764502 gene encoding ubiquinol-cytochrome-c reductase complex assembly factor 2; this translates as MSQHYNRFLKLLERWPLDQSKVGRDLGQYLRDQLKAVLGGSNIIAVNDDRLAQQHRSLENIVNDVHLKAYPRSLNSTATGLTGEQCREVVSSKFLECLNKSDSVK